A section of the Rhodanobacteraceae bacterium genome encodes:
- a CDS encoding sigma-70 family RNA polymerase sigma factor: MDAKRSEFDQLVRRLSPDLYRFAFWLCHDSAVAQDLVQETFLRAWRSLADLRDEKKAKAWLMTIVRREHARLFERKVPPLDDIADVVVEDQDSPSAHEMSEIQEMRDAIGRIDEKYREPLLLQLVGGFSCDEIAEQLGITASAVMTQLFRARAKLKALLRGESQGTVHELL; encoded by the coding sequence ATGGATGCCAAACGTAGCGAATTCGATCAACTGGTCCGGCGGCTTTCGCCCGATCTGTATCGCTTTGCCTTCTGGCTCTGTCACGACTCGGCGGTGGCTCAGGATCTGGTGCAGGAGACCTTCTTGCGGGCCTGGCGATCGCTGGCGGATCTGCGTGACGAGAAGAAGGCCAAGGCCTGGTTGATGACCATCGTGCGCCGTGAACACGCACGGTTGTTCGAACGCAAGGTGCCACCGCTGGACGACATCGCCGATGTCGTCGTTGAAGATCAGGACAGCCCAAGCGCACACGAGATGAGTGAGATCCAGGAGATGCGCGATGCCATCGGCCGCATCGACGAAAAATACCGCGAACCGCTGCTGTTGCAGCTGGTCGGGGGCTTCAGCTGCGACGAGATCGCCGAACAACTGGGGATCACCGCTTCGGCGGTCATGACCCAGCTGTTCCGTGCGCGCGCCAAGCTCAAGGCCTTGCTGCGCGGCGAGAGTCAGGGGACAGTCCATGAACTGCTCTGA
- a CDS encoding LacI family DNA-binding transcriptional regulator, translating to MKGKPTSFDIAYHAGVSQATVSRALRGSPLVSAETRKRIQAIAKQLNYKVDKNASNLRRQHSVTLALLLFEDPTSDDSLINPFFLSMLGSITRACARQGYDLLISFQQLSEDWHADFQDSHKADGLILLGYGDYLVARHKLERLVEQGTHFVRWGAVVEGQPGISIGCDNVQGGRAMAEHLLALGRRRIAFIGDVSPHCPEFSDRYQGLVQALKAAGLDVDPALQIDAADSTELVGQSAMRQLLARGARVDAVFAASDLLAIGAMRALEEAGLSVPGDVAVVGFDDIPMASFASPPLTTVAQDTKRAGELLVETLLHEIKNEPVTSVMLPARVVVRRSCGGTSS from the coding sequence ATGAAAGGCAAACCGACTTCTTTCGATATCGCCTACCACGCCGGCGTGTCCCAGGCGACAGTGTCGCGTGCGCTGCGGGGCAGTCCGCTGGTCAGTGCCGAAACCCGCAAGCGCATACAGGCCATCGCCAAGCAGCTGAACTACAAGGTCGACAAGAACGCCTCGAATCTGCGCCGCCAGCATTCGGTGACGTTGGCGCTGCTGCTGTTCGAAGACCCGACCTCGGACGATTCGCTGATCAATCCCTTCTTCCTGTCGATGCTGGGTTCGATCACTCGCGCCTGTGCCCGCCAGGGCTATGATCTGTTGATCTCCTTCCAGCAGCTCTCGGAGGACTGGCATGCCGATTTTCAGGACAGCCACAAGGCTGACGGCCTGATTCTGCTGGGCTACGGCGACTATCTGGTGGCCCGCCACAAGCTCGAACGCCTGGTCGAACAGGGTACGCATTTTGTCCGCTGGGGGGCGGTGGTCGAGGGTCAGCCCGGCATTTCGATCGGCTGCGACAATGTCCAGGGCGGCCGTGCGATGGCGGAGCATCTGCTGGCGCTGGGACGGCGACGCATCGCCTTCATCGGCGATGTCTCGCCGCATTGCCCGGAATTCTCGGATCGCTATCAGGGACTGGTTCAGGCGCTCAAGGCAGCTGGACTGGACGTCGATCCGGCCTTGCAGATCGATGCCGCCGATTCGACCGAACTGGTGGGTCAGAGCGCCATGCGCCAATTGCTGGCTCGTGGTGCCCGGGTCGACGCAGTCTTTGCCGCCAGCGACCTGCTCGCCATCGGCGCCATGCGGGCGCTGGAAGAGGCGGGCTTGAGCGTGCCCGGCGATGTCGCCGTGGTCGGCTTCGACGATATCCCGATGGCGAGCTTTGCCAGCCCGCCGCTGACCACGGTGGCCCAGGACACCAAGCGCGCCGGCGAGCTGCTGGTCGAAACCCTGCTGCATGAAATCAAGAACGAGCCGGTCACCAGCGTGATGCTGCCGGCGCGGGTGGTGGTGCGGCGGTCGTGCGGTGGGACTTCGTCCTAG
- a CDS encoding DUF3592 domain-containing protein, translating into MRWFIVIFGLVGLAMAVADFFVIRHTLNFRDGAVTTEGEVIDFVSSRGSKGGTMYAPRVRYSVPLPEGGAGASYEIVGSVRSSSRGYDVGEKVKVLFRPDRPADGQIGSFMEQWFVATILSVFTLVFGGVAIGMIVSAIRRKRMYDWLEHSGMTVQARIVEVGKNTSLKVNGRSPWVIRAQWQHPVTSKVHMFQSENLWFDPSEFIGDREQIGIRIDADQPERHRVDISWLPKSA; encoded by the coding sequence ATGCGCTGGTTCATCGTGATCTTCGGCTTGGTTGGCCTGGCCATGGCCGTTGCCGACTTCTTTGTCATTCGCCACACGCTCAACTTTCGTGATGGCGCCGTCACCACCGAAGGCGAAGTGATCGACTTCGTCAGCTCCCGCGGCAGCAAGGGCGGCACCATGTACGCGCCACGGGTGCGCTACAGCGTGCCGCTGCCCGAAGGCGGCGCGGGTGCCAGCTACGAGATCGTCGGCAGCGTGCGCTCCTCCAGCCGCGGCTACGATGTGGGTGAGAAGGTGAAGGTGCTGTTCCGACCCGATCGACCCGCTGACGGACAGATCGGAAGCTTCATGGAACAGTGGTTCGTCGCCACGATCCTCAGCGTGTTCACGCTGGTTTTTGGCGGAGTGGCGATCGGCATGATCGTGTCCGCCATCCGCCGCAAGCGCATGTACGACTGGCTGGAGCACAGCGGCATGACCGTGCAGGCGCGCATCGTGGAAGTCGGCAAGAACACCAGCCTCAAGGTCAACGGCCGCTCGCCCTGGGTCATCCGCGCCCAGTGGCAACATCCGGTGACCAGCAAGGTGCACATGTTCCAGAGCGAGAACCTGTGGTTCGATCCGAGCGAGTTCATCGGCGATCGCGAGCAGATCGGCATACGCATCGACGCCGATCAACCCGAACGCCACCGCGTGGACATCAGCTGGTTGCCCAAATCGGCATAA
- a CDS encoding MFS transporter — translation MKSKPQLTFWQIWNMCFGFLGIQFAFALQNGNVSRIFQTLGAQIDEIPILWIAAPLTGLLVQPLVGYYSDRTWNRLGRRRPYFLAGAILTTCALMVMPNSPALWVAALMLWLLDASINISMEPFRAFVGDNLPKQQRATGYSMQSFFIGVGAVVAGLMPWALQKLGVANTAAAGEIPDNVRYSFYAGGMVLLLAMGWTILRSREYPPEELRAFDDAEVAPAHAELAPIQARQDGWIWLAIGIAGFWAVTHYDLRNDLYVAAGMVTAYGLALLIQGLVPRDFVFAHVMADLHAMPDAMRKLALVQFFSWFALFSMWIYTTSAVTSVHFGSSDPTSAAYNNGADWVNVLFGAYNGFAAVAAIGIPFLVRKVGLRMAHLINLWIGAGALLSFLIIRDPNWLLLSMVGIGIAWASILALPYAMLSDSLPAEKMGVYMGIFNFFIVIPQLLAASVLGVILKTVFANQPIYALVIGGVSFLIAGLCVLRVREPSAERVVAHA, via the coding sequence ATGAAGAGCAAACCGCAGCTGACGTTCTGGCAGATCTGGAACATGTGCTTTGGCTTTCTGGGCATCCAGTTTGCCTTTGCCCTCCAGAACGGCAACGTCTCGCGCATCTTCCAGACCCTGGGTGCGCAGATCGACGAGATTCCGATCCTGTGGATTGCGGCACCGCTGACCGGCTTGCTGGTGCAACCGTTGGTCGGCTACTACTCGGACCGGACCTGGAACCGGCTGGGCAGGCGCCGACCCTACTTCCTCGCTGGCGCCATCCTGACCACCTGCGCCCTGATGGTGATGCCCAACTCACCAGCGCTGTGGGTGGCCGCACTGATGCTGTGGCTGCTGGATGCCTCGATCAACATCTCGATGGAACCCTTCCGCGCCTTTGTCGGCGACAACCTGCCCAAGCAGCAGCGCGCCACCGGCTATTCCATGCAGAGCTTCTTCATTGGCGTCGGCGCGGTCGTTGCCGGGCTGATGCCTTGGGCACTGCAGAAGCTGGGCGTGGCCAATACCGCGGCCGCCGGAGAGATTCCCGACAACGTGCGCTATTCCTTCTATGCCGGCGGCATGGTGCTGCTGCTGGCCATGGGCTGGACGATCTTGCGCTCGCGGGAGTATCCGCCGGAAGAACTGCGCGCCTTTGATGACGCTGAGGTGGCGCCTGCGCACGCCGAACTGGCTCCCATCCAGGCCCGGCAGGATGGCTGGATCTGGCTGGCGATAGGCATCGCCGGATTCTGGGCAGTGACCCATTACGATCTGCGCAATGATCTCTATGTGGCTGCCGGCATGGTCACGGCCTACGGGCTGGCGCTGCTGATTCAGGGGCTGGTACCGCGCGACTTCGTTTTTGCCCACGTCATGGCCGATCTGCATGCCATGCCCGATGCCATGCGCAAGCTGGCGCTGGTGCAGTTCTTCTCCTGGTTCGCGCTGTTTTCGATGTGGATCTACACCACCAGTGCCGTGACCTCGGTGCACTTTGGCTCCAGCGACCCGACCAGCGCCGCCTACAACAACGGAGCGGACTGGGTGAATGTGCTGTTTGGCGCCTACAACGGCTTTGCTGCAGTCGCCGCGATCGGCATTCCCTTCCTGGTGCGCAAGGTCGGTTTGCGCATGGCCCATCTGATCAATCTGTGGATAGGCGCCGGCGCGCTGCTGTCCTTCCTGATCATCCGCGACCCGAACTGGCTACTGCTGTCGATGGTCGGCATCGGCATCGCCTGGGCCTCGATCCTGGCTCTGCCGTACGCGATGCTGTCCGACAGCCTGCCGGCGGAGAAGATGGGCGTGTACATGGGCATCTTCAATTTCTTCATCGTGATCCCGCAGTTACTGGCGGCCAGTGTGCTCGGCGTCATATTGAAGACGGTCTTCGCCAACCAACCGATCTATGCGCTGGTGATTGGTGGCGTCAGCTTCCTGATCGCCGGCTTGTGCGTGCTGAGGGTGCGTGAGCCCAGTGCGGAAAGGGTGGTGGCGCATGCTTGA
- a CDS encoding PIN domain-containing protein — protein sequence MRALFDVNVLIALLDGAHQHHALAWNWLDANIAHGWASCPITQNGYLRIVSQPNYPNATSLYDAMARLRGATNAPHHELWPDSISLLDENHVDSSRVHGPRQLTDVYLLALAVKHQGRLVTFDQRIALSAVRGAAEEHRVVL from the coding sequence TTGCGTGCGCTGTTCGATGTGAATGTGCTGATTGCGCTGCTGGATGGGGCGCATCAGCATCACGCGCTGGCCTGGAACTGGCTGGACGCCAATATCGCTCACGGCTGGGCCTCGTGCCCCATCACCCAGAACGGCTACCTGCGCATCGTTTCCCAGCCGAATTATCCGAATGCCACCAGCCTCTACGACGCCATGGCGCGACTGCGCGGCGCCACCAATGCGCCGCACCATGAACTCTGGCCCGATTCGATCAGTCTGCTGGATGAAAACCATGTCGATTCGAGTCGTGTACATGGGCCAAGGCAGCTGACCGACGTGTACCTGCTGGCGCTGGCCGTGAAACACCAAGGCCGGCTGGTGACCTTTGATCAGCGCATTGCGCTGAGCGCGGTACGCGGGGCGGCCGAAGAACATCGGGTAGTGCTGTAG
- a CDS encoding antitoxin translates to MRTTLDIDEDVLLAVKDLAQRQKSTAGAVLSALARMGLQARTSAVAESSPRYGFAPKPGSGVTVSNAQINALREALGED, encoded by the coding sequence ATGCGCACCACACTCGACATCGATGAAGACGTGCTGCTGGCAGTGAAGGATCTGGCTCAGCGCCAGAAGAGTACTGCCGGTGCGGTGCTGAGCGCACTGGCGCGGATGGGCTTGCAGGCCAGGACTTCGGCCGTGGCTGAATCCTCGCCGCGCTACGGTTTTGCGCCCAAGCCCGGCAGCGGCGTCACCGTGAGCAATGCCCAGATCAACGCCCTGCGCGAAGCGCTGGGCGAGGACTAG
- a CDS encoding cyclomaltodextrin glucanotransferase encodes MARHPFRGEQNASRSALCAHRDLRLALALVAALALGACSQDTPQATPEVGAPAATKDYYGTLEPFASNAIYFVLTDRFVNGDESNDQRDQGGPHPTFDRKTPGLPGGLDDNIGYLGGDFKGLLDHADYIADMGFGAVWLTPIVDNPDEAFTGGDPAVFGAMMSDQGKTGYHGYWGVNFYELDEHLPSPGLGFAELTAGLKAKGLKTVLDVVANHGSPSFTMPIDQPKFGEIYAADGTLLADHQNLPPEQLKPDEIPLHRFFHNTRDLVQLSNIDDTRPEVLDYFVGAYTQWLDQGADALRIDTIGHVPNPFWHDFAQRLRQHRPGLYMFGERYSFDPPVVAQHTWPENGAISVLDFPLKAAFGEVFEKGAGFEKIADALFLENGPYANPYDLATFYDNHDMPRLKASDEGFIDAHHLLFTLRGIPVLYYGSETGFMRGAAEHAGNRNYYGVEGIAAASGHPIHENLKRIAKVRRDSIALQRGLQLDLEFAGDRAAFYRVYQHEGVNQTALVLLNKADAPTTFKITEALQAGPWRSALDGTLIELPPGRPFEAEVPAHGVQVFLFDAVLTDPTLLASLDDAMAHRLGVQQVPPADQH; translated from the coding sequence ATGGCCCGACATCCTTTCCGCGGTGAACAGAACGCGTCACGTAGCGCGCTTTGCGCACATCGTGACCTACGGCTGGCACTGGCGCTGGTTGCGGCGTTGGCCCTCGGCGCTTGCTCTCAAGACACACCACAAGCCACTCCTGAAGTCGGAGCGCCAGCTGCGACCAAGGACTACTACGGCACGCTCGAACCCTTCGCCAGCAACGCCATCTACTTCGTGCTGACCGATCGTTTCGTCAATGGTGACGAGTCCAACGATCAGCGCGATCAGGGCGGCCCGCACCCGACCTTCGACCGCAAGACGCCGGGCCTGCCCGGAGGCCTGGATGACAACATCGGCTACCTCGGTGGCGACTTCAAGGGCTTGCTTGATCACGCTGATTACATCGCCGACATGGGTTTCGGCGCGGTCTGGCTGACGCCCATCGTCGACAATCCGGACGAAGCCTTCACCGGCGGCGATCCGGCGGTCTTCGGCGCCATGATGAGTGATCAGGGCAAGACCGGTTACCACGGCTACTGGGGCGTCAACTTCTATGAGCTGGACGAACATCTGCCGAGCCCGGGTCTGGGCTTTGCCGAACTCACCGCCGGACTCAAGGCCAAGGGCCTGAAGACGGTGCTGGATGTGGTCGCCAATCACGGCTCGCCGTCGTTCACGATGCCCATCGATCAGCCCAAATTCGGCGAGATCTACGCGGCCGACGGCACCTTGCTGGCCGACCATCAGAACCTGCCGCCGGAGCAGCTCAAGCCGGACGAGATTCCGCTCCATCGCTTCTTCCACAACACCCGCGATCTGGTGCAGCTCTCGAACATCGACGACACCCGCCCCGAGGTGCTCGACTATTTCGTCGGTGCCTACACGCAGTGGCTGGATCAGGGCGCGGATGCCCTGCGCATCGACACCATCGGCCATGTGCCCAATCCCTTCTGGCACGATTTTGCCCAGCGACTGCGCCAGCATCGACCGGGGCTGTACATGTTCGGCGAGCGCTATTCCTTCGATCCCCCGGTGGTGGCGCAGCACACCTGGCCGGAGAACGGCGCCATCAGCGTGCTCGATTTCCCGCTCAAGGCGGCGTTTGGCGAGGTCTTCGAGAAGGGCGCCGGCTTCGAGAAGATTGCCGATGCACTGTTTCTGGAGAACGGGCCCTACGCCAATCCCTACGATCTGGCGACCTTCTATGACAACCACGACATGCCACGGCTGAAGGCCAGCGACGAGGGTTTCATCGACGCCCACCATCTGCTGTTCACGCTGCGCGGCATCCCGGTGCTCTATTACGGCTCGGAAACCGGGTTCATGCGCGGCGCCGCCGAGCATGCCGGCAATCGCAACTACTACGGCGTCGAGGGTATCGCGGCCGCCTCTGGCCATCCGATCCACGAGAATCTGAAACGCATCGCCAAGGTGCGTCGCGATTCGATCGCGCTGCAGCGCGGATTGCAGCTGGATCTGGAATTCGCCGGCGACCGCGCGGCCTTCTATCGGGTGTACCAGCATGAAGGCGTCAACCAAACGGCGCTGGTGTTGTTGAACAAGGCCGACGCGCCGACCACGTTCAAGATCACCGAAGCGCTTCAGGCGGGACCCTGGCGTTCAGCCCTGGACGGAACCCTGATCGAGTTGCCGCCGGGCAGGCCCTTCGAGGCCGAGGTGCCGGCCCATGGCGTGCAGGTCTTTCTGTTTGACGCCGTGCTGACGGACCCAACACTGCTGGCGAGCCTGGACGATGCCATGGCCCATCGATTGGGTGTGCAGCAAGTGCCGCCAGCCGATCAACATTGA
- a CDS encoding DUF3379 family protein, whose product MNCSEFRRQLLIDPRSPELAKAAQARVCDDAAARLTEALAFENQLEAALDVPVPTGLVDRILAAVPEDAAQAQPPARQRSSARWWPLALAASLAVVALVSTSLLRAPNPTDELIVASVDHLSHEPYALTRTTRVPGPLVERMFTEAGLRVDESRLTLNYLNRCPLDKRWSVHMVMQAPEGPVTVMYLPNEPRVERMDTRRDTVAVRALPFGDGALVLLAESNRDFDDIENAWHSAAGEALVVAAGSL is encoded by the coding sequence ATGAACTGCTCTGAGTTCCGCAGGCAACTGTTGATCGACCCGCGTTCGCCGGAACTGGCCAAGGCGGCACAGGCCCGCGTCTGCGATGACGCTGCCGCGCGCTTGACCGAAGCGCTGGCCTTCGAAAATCAGCTGGAAGCGGCGCTGGATGTGCCGGTGCCGACAGGCCTGGTGGATCGAATACTGGCGGCCGTGCCGGAGGATGCGGCGCAGGCTCAGCCGCCCGCGCGCCAGCGTTCCAGCGCGCGCTGGTGGCCCTTGGCGCTGGCGGCGTCGCTGGCGGTGGTGGCGCTGGTATCCACCAGTCTGCTGCGCGCGCCCAACCCCACCGATGAACTGATCGTCGCCAGCGTTGATCACCTGTCGCACGAGCCCTACGCGCTGACGCGGACCACGCGCGTGCCAGGGCCGCTGGTGGAGCGCATGTTCACCGAGGCCGGCCTGCGCGTGGATGAAAGCCGCTTGACCCTGAACTATCTGAACCGCTGTCCGCTGGACAAGCGCTGGTCGGTACACATGGTCATGCAGGCGCCGGAAGGCCCGGTGACGGTCATGTACCTGCCCAACGAGCCACGGGTGGAGCGCATGGACACCCGCCGCGACACAGTGGCCGTTCGCGCACTGCCCTTCGGTGATGGCGCGCTGGTGCTGCTGGCCGAAAGCAATCGCGATTTCGATGACATCGAGAACGCCTGGCACAGCGCAGCCGGCGAGGCCCTGGTGGTTGCGGCAGGGAGCTTGTAG
- a CDS encoding complex I NDUFA9 subunit family protein, with product MNKSLKIVILGGTGFVGRSIVHELQAAGHQIDVLSRNRELQRDLGIYPSVRTLSTDVYDQAALTRRFAGADAVINLVGVLQNNGFGGKDFDTAHVQLTDTVIAAMKAAKVSRLLQMSSLCAGEGDSHYLRSRGEAEAHVKASGLNWTLFQPSVIFGPGDGLFCRFAPLLKIAPVLPLARAGARFQPVYVKDVAAAFAAALSSKEAVGKSYPLVGPRTYTLSELVRYTAKVLGVKRLVLPLPNLFGRIQGLLFDALPAALKPFSSDNYKSLAIDSTSEHDGLGELGIRRTPLELVVPEYIGRSEHQRHLDTYRAER from the coding sequence ATGAACAAGTCTCTGAAAATCGTCATTCTCGGCGGCACCGGCTTTGTCGGTCGCTCCATCGTCCACGAGCTGCAGGCGGCCGGTCACCAGATCGATGTACTCAGCCGTAATCGCGAACTGCAGCGCGACCTCGGCATCTATCCGAGCGTGCGCACGCTGTCCACCGATGTCTACGACCAGGCGGCGTTGACCCGACGATTCGCCGGCGCCGATGCCGTCATCAATCTGGTCGGCGTGCTCCAGAACAACGGCTTTGGTGGCAAGGATTTCGACACCGCCCACGTCCAACTCACCGACACCGTCATCGCTGCGATGAAGGCCGCCAAGGTTTCGCGACTGCTGCAAATGAGTTCGCTGTGCGCCGGCGAAGGCGACAGTCACTATCTGCGCTCGCGCGGTGAGGCCGAAGCCCACGTCAAGGCCTCGGGCCTCAACTGGACGCTGTTCCAGCCCTCGGTGATCTTCGGGCCGGGGGACGGTCTGTTCTGCCGCTTCGCGCCCTTGCTGAAGATCGCGCCGGTGCTGCCGCTGGCCCGCGCCGGTGCCCGCTTCCAGCCGGTGTACGTCAAGGATGTGGCCGCAGCCTTCGCGGCGGCGTTGAGCAGCAAGGAGGCGGTCGGCAAGAGCTACCCGCTGGTCGGTCCGCGCACCTACACCCTGTCCGAACTGGTGCGCTACACCGCGAAGGTGTTGGGCGTGAAGCGCCTGGTGCTGCCCCTGCCGAATCTGTTCGGGCGCATTCAGGGTCTGCTGTTCGACGCACTGCCGGCAGCCTTGAAGCCTTTCTCCAGCGACAACTACAAGTCACTGGCCATCGACAGCACCAGCGAACACGACGGACTGGGTGAACTCGGCATCCGCCGCACCCCGCTGGAACTGGTCGTGCCCGAATACATCGGCCGCAGCGAACATCAGCGCCATCTGGATACCTACCGGGCCGAGCGCTAA
- the lysM gene encoding peptidoglycan-binding protein LysM has translation MGVLDFMKSAGEKVLGAATAGNTAGALLDHLKAKGLASTDLKVEYDAASATVKVIGKAGTQEDKEKVLLALGNVAGVEKVDDGIDAGQAGTPAGFYTVQAGDTLGSIAKKHYGKSGAYVQIFEANKPLLKDPDKIYPGQMLRMPVL, from the coding sequence ATGGGTGTACTGGATTTCATGAAGTCGGCGGGCGAGAAAGTCCTGGGTGCGGCCACGGCCGGCAACACGGCGGGCGCCTTGCTGGATCATCTCAAGGCCAAGGGTCTGGCCAGCACCGATCTCAAGGTCGAGTACGACGCCGCCTCGGCCACGGTCAAGGTGATCGGCAAGGCCGGCACCCAGGAAGACAAGGAAAAGGTGCTGCTGGCGCTGGGCAATGTCGCCGGCGTGGAGAAGGTCGATGACGGCATCGACGCCGGTCAGGCCGGTACGCCGGCCGGCTTCTACACCGTGCAAGCGGGAGACACGCTGGGATCCATCGCCAAGAAGCACTACGGCAAATCCGGCGCCTATGTGCAGATCTTCGAAGCCAACAAGCCGCTGCTCAAGGATCCCGACAAGATCTATCCCGGCCAGATGCTGCGCATGCCGGTGCTCTGA
- the icd gene encoding NADP-dependent isocitrate dehydrogenase, protein MSMGAPVVPAAGAKITIDDAGKLTVPNNPIIPFIEGDGTGRDIWAASVRVFDAAVAKCYGGERKIHWMEVYAGQKSNDEFGTWLPEATVQACRDYLVSIKGPLTTPIGGGIRSLNVALRQMLDLYVCLRPVRWFKGVPSPVKHPGKVDMVIFRENCEDIYAGIEFEAGTEACKKFLGLLKENFPKEYGKIRFPDSSGVGIKPVSKDGSERLIRAAIEYAIINGRKSVTLVHKGNIMKFTEGAFRNWGYALAEREFADKVYTWDQWERTKAKQGEAAANAEQKDAIAAGKVIIKDAIADITLQQVLTRPEEFDVIATLNLNGDYLSDALAAQVGGIGIAPGGNVNYMTGHAVFEATHGTAPKYADLDKVNPGSVILSGEMMLRYMGWTEAADALIRAMDVAIGNKEVTYDFARLMEGATEVKCSEFADRLIAAM, encoded by the coding sequence ATGAGTATGGGAGCCCCTGTAGTCCCCGCCGCTGGTGCCAAGATCACGATTGATGATGCCGGCAAGCTGACGGTACCCAATAACCCGATCATTCCCTTCATTGAAGGCGACGGCACCGGTCGCGACATCTGGGCGGCCAGTGTGCGCGTCTTCGATGCGGCCGTGGCCAAGTGCTATGGCGGCGAGCGCAAGATCCACTGGATGGAGGTCTACGCCGGCCAGAAATCCAACGACGAGTTCGGCACCTGGTTGCCCGAAGCCACCGTGCAGGCCTGCCGCGACTATCTGGTGTCGATCAAGGGTCCGCTGACCACGCCGATCGGCGGTGGCATCCGCTCGCTCAACGTGGCGCTGCGGCAGATGCTGGATCTGTACGTGTGCCTGCGCCCGGTGCGTTGGTTCAAGGGTGTGCCGAGTCCGGTCAAGCATCCGGGCAAGGTCGACATGGTGATCTTCCGCGAGAACTGCGAGGACATCTATGCCGGCATCGAGTTCGAAGCCGGCACCGAGGCCTGCAAGAAATTCCTCGGCCTGCTGAAGGAGAATTTCCCCAAGGAATACGGCAAGATCCGCTTCCCGGACAGCTCCGGCGTGGGCATCAAGCCGGTGTCCAAGGACGGTTCCGAGCGCCTGATTCGCGCCGCCATCGAGTACGCCATCATCAATGGCCGCAAGTCGGTGACCCTGGTGCACAAGGGCAACATCATGAAGTTCACCGAGGGCGCCTTCCGCAACTGGGGCTACGCCCTGGCCGAGCGCGAATTCGCCGACAAGGTCTACACCTGGGATCAGTGGGAACGCACCAAGGCCAAGCAGGGCGAAGCGGCAGCCAATGCCGAGCAGAAGGACGCCATTGCCGCCGGCAAGGTCATCATCAAGGACGCGATTGCCGACATCACGCTGCAGCAGGTACTGACCCGCCCCGAAGAGTTCGACGTGATCGCCACCCTCAACCTCAACGGCGACTATCTGTCCGACGCGCTGGCGGCGCAGGTCGGCGGTATCGGCATCGCGCCGGGTGGCAACGTCAACTACATGACTGGCCACGCCGTGTTCGAAGCCACCCACGGCACCGCACCCAAGTACGCCGATCTGGACAAGGTCAATCCAGGTTCGGTGATCCTGTCGGGCGAGATGATGCTGCGCTACATGGGCTGGACCGAAGCGGCTGATGCGCTGATCCGGGCCATGGACGTGGCCATCGGCAACAAGGAAGTGACCTACGATTTCGCCCGTCTGATGGAAGGCGCCACCGAGGTCAAGTGCTCCGAGTTCGCCGATCGTTTGATTGCGGCGATGTAA